Proteins from one Gossypium raimondii isolate GPD5lz chromosome 8, ASM2569854v1, whole genome shotgun sequence genomic window:
- the LOC105792405 gene encoding helicase protein MOM1 isoform X12: protein MQTSYLDPPILRGEPDVGISTGHAEKPCSYMQQCISSADLQTCNDQNTCIVCKLDGKLLRCHGKGCQRSYHLSCLEPPLEEFHLGVWYCLSCVRKKLESGVYSVSEGIEAIWDSRELEALEDGLRGQKQYFVKYKGLAHVHNCWLPENQVLLEAPLLVAKYNRKNQGSVWKQHWAVPHHLLQKRLLITECDRHCNGHDDDKLCCHVEWLVKWCGLGYEHASWELDNASFFRCPEGQSLIRDYETCFKKGKKSSKFKDRAGTSLKFSQLPAGVSSGIDANLDFVSKLSNNWPRSQNAVIFDNQERIPNVISFIMSFPSDKSRPFLIISTSTLQYLWDEEFLRLEPATDVVVYSGSKEIRNSIRNLEFYEEGGCVMFQVLITSPEVVSEDLNVLDCIGWEVIILDECQRPTIASCFEQIKMFTASKRLLIISSQLKDNVVEYLNLLSLLDSESDSNGSDSLQMTSSDNIAILKERLAKYVAYESSRFVEYWVPVLLSIPQLDRYCFTLLSNSLSLCSPSKTDPVGALRNILITSRKCCDHPYVVDESLQMRLTKGLKDVEFLDVGIKASGKLQLLDAILLEIKKQELKVLVLFQYTGGSGRDLMGDILDDFLRQRFGTDSYERVDGGVTPSRKQSALNKFNNERKRFVFLLETRACLSSIKLSAISTVVIFGSDWSPVNDLRALQKITLDSHFEEIKVFRLYSAFTVEEKILMLSKQDKTLDNNIVNISPSSSHMLLKWGAPYLLSQLEKIHGIPALDASNLPEQSLLKDVIQEFFILLSQTGIDNDASKLSLILQAKQNQGMYRTEMPLFGEQKIQVMNEDPPHIFWTKLLEGKSPRWKYCSSFQRNRKRGLYLDDIQKKSEVESAEVVKRRKVVNDGNDHPSPRHGLQEDRQGSTGTSVSPLSKLADPVSDKIHATNSIDLASDISETPSLNMVEWERRRKQLDSQKTLHVILWPQIAKLCEVLHLSEGVRDLAGKFLEYVMNNHLVNREPETILQAFQISLCWCTASLLKQKIDHKESLALAKQHLGFTCKKEEAAYVNSLLRCLKRMFVYRTGCLKVSNPSKGSELSIKADGNTEDKDSLRFQEASDAQVIAESGVSREFQLAQRDLAKSINESEKKFDKQLTKLTEKQKEEMKQLKKKYEEEKALLENKKQTEAAVIRLHSNFLMRTNKIKNLDIEYASKFDELKQRMDTGLKNLEASQGAARSNVLERKTRWVEAVKSWARVELVKPPVSKANLPEGSSSSSVQSAKGSEVRLSEVLPDKVDPIYMAGPCKENSKVALIEEGNKTVCLGVGEEQAINKDSCPKELVSVGELPNVGVQVPPTVSSGDVTESVLSLRRLNEDQISDEYKLKMSNGNPETVSPTDALENAVPIEACSHEEIPDGTTLSKPNTEVPLKTAKSVIFCEGQNNLASVQVPSSEINSDIYKLTKVDGEVPLKESVVANFNAGQETHVSAEAPSSEKIPDGAALGKAVGDICFRTTKIVNSSGGQENVLLLEAPSPGENPVRTTLSNLDGEVHLRAAETVSSREDHENLPSLVTPSSEKISCGTTLTMVEGELALNASEVCQGNIISANTSSEKEILGGATLNVLDGEVPNISSEIASSSDDMNNVVCTNPSTSKEQEQIPDTAALSMPAEEISLAEPETACSELLEGGSAHRENDGTCAIEIDRLDGILCFMNLEPEFQERSLADPSSLQAVADLVSPNVGSLPYASSGIQTRDVANNEMRNASQVAETLPSNGAVDVTCNVSNPDTQQLRSTESILNLSPDLPSVSATEHQPSNDGQHANLISQAQRQSITNHIDLSSQDVLQPLHSPINGTIGRHLRQISETSTASVPSVSRGHPLQTAPPVSSRTPLPLYPDPLKNEMERISQERDQTIKVHEDTKLQLKFECEKEIEEVVAQVRRKYEVKLQEKETEFLIRKEELDVNYNKVLLNNILAEAFRSKCMDSGASGSAGIQQEANSSFMQQLLQLSSQRMVQQPSTASGLPSTGSATSMQTVSPAVVNTQTMGPSLWPSGASGLPSTSSGTSMRTVSPVVNAQTLRPSLQVVNPLEIFSGTSMRTVSPVVNAQTLRPSLQVVNPLEIFSGTTTRPPCISSVSHVTGNFQMGSEIRAPAPHLHAYRPSASISLSRVPSQSRGMSSQLSHNLAYRQLSTTGQAGRIRHEIAGGLAALPNSSLPSMDVLMGMHNQVSGANPNPPSNLLPGVSSSLALSIRSNPAQHSGGATDIVCLSDDD from the exons AAACATGCAATGATCAAAATACTTGCATTGTATGCAAACTTGATGGGAAGCTCTT ACGCTGTCATGGAAAAGGTTGTCAAAGAAGTTATCATCTTTCGTGTCTAGAACCTCCCCTTGAGGAGTTCCATCTTGGAGTTTGGTACTGTCTATCATGTGTGAGGAAAAAATTAGAATCAGGGGTGTATTCGGTTTCAGAGGGAATAGAAGCAATTTGGGATTCTAGAGAACTGGAGGCTTTGGAGGATG GATTGCGAGGACAGAAGCaatattttgtgaaatacaaAGGTCTTGCTCATGTTCATAATTGTTGGTTACCGGAGAACCAGGTGTTGCTTGAAGCTCCATTACTTGTAGCTAAATATAACAGAAAAAATCAG GGTTCTGTGTGGAAGCAACACTGGGCAGTGCCACATCATTTGCTACAGAAAAGATTGTTGATTACCGAGTGTGATCGTCATTGTAACGGGCATGATGATGATAAGTTATGTTGTCATGTTGAGTGGCTTGTGAAATGGTGTGGTCTTGGTTATGAGCATGCTTCATGGGAGTTGGATAATGCTTCCTTTTTCCGTTGTCCAGAAGGCCAGAGCCTTATACGAGATTATGAAACTTGTTTCAAGAAGGGAAAGAAATCTTCTAAATTTAAG GACAGAGCAGGTACATCTCTAAAGTTTTCTCAATTACCAGCTGGTGTTTCATCTGGAATAGATGCTAATCTTGATTTTGTTAGCAAACTAAGCAACAATTGGCCTAGGAGCCAGAATGCTGTAATTTTTGATAATCAG GAAAGGATTCCAAATGTTATTTCTTTCATTATGTCTTTTCCATCTGACAAGTCAAGGCCTTTTCTCATTATCTCAACTTCCACTTTACAATATCTATGGGATGAGGAGTTCTTGCGTTTGGAACCAGCTACCGATGTTGTGGTTTACAGTGGCAGTAAAGAAATTCGGAATAGCATTAGGAACCTGGAGTTTTATGAAGAAGGAGGTTGTGTAATGTTTCAAGTACTTATAACCTCACCTGAAGTTGTCAGCGAG GACTTGAATGTGCTTGATTGCATAGGATGGGAGGTAATAATACTCGATGAGTGCCAACGTCCAACAATTGCTTCATGTTTTGAACAAATTAAGATGTTTACTGCTAGTAAGAGGCTTCTGATTATCAGCAGTCAACTGAAG GATAATGTGGTTGAGTACCTTAATCTTCTTTCTCTGCTTGATTCTGAGAGCGATTCAAATGGTAGTGACAGCTTGCAAATGACTTCAAGTGATAATATTGCTATTTTGAAGGAGAGGTTGGCAAAGTACGTCGCTTATGAATCATCTAGGTTTGTAGAGTACTGGGTTCCTGTACTCTTATCCATTCCACAGCTGGACCGGTATTGCTTTACTCTACTTTCAAACTCTCTCTCACTGTGTTCACCTTCAAAGACTGATCCTGTAGGAGCTCTCCGTAACATTCTTATCACCAGCAGAAAG TGTTGTGATCATCCTTATGTTGTGGATGAATCCCTTCAAATGCGGCTCACTAAAGGCCTTAAGGATGTTGAGTTTTTGGATGTTGGCATAAAAGCAAGTGGCAAATTACAACTACTTGATGCAATTCTTTTGGAGATCAAGAAACAAGAGTTAAAAGTGCTTGTTCTTTTCCAG TACACTGGTGGTTCTGGAAGGGATTTAATGGGAGACATTTTGGATGACTTTCTGCGCCAAAGATTTGGTACAGATTCTTATGAACGCGTAGATGGTGGTGTCACCCCTTCAAGGAAGCAATCTGCTttgaataaattcaataatGAGAGGAAGAGATTTGTCTTCTTATTGGAAACTCGTGCTTGTCTTTCCAGCATCAAATTATCTGCAATCAGTACCGTCGTAATATTTGGAAGTGATTGGAGCCCAGTGAATGATCTAAGAGCATTGCAGAAGATAACACTTGATTCTCactttgaagaaataaaagtatttcGTTTATATTCAGCATTTACTGTGGAGGAAAAGATTTTGATGCTTTCAAAACAAGACAAGACACTTGATAACAACATAGTGAACATAAGCCCTAGTAGTAGTCACATGCTGCTTAAATGGGGGGCTCCGTACCTACTCAGCCAGTTGGAAAAAATTCATGGTATCCCAGCCTTGGATGCAAGTAACTTGCCTGAGCAATCACTTCTGAAAGACGTGATTCAAGAGTTCTTTATCTTACTGAGTCAAACTGGGATAGACAATGATGCAAGCAAATTATCCCTAATTTTACAAGCCAAACAAAATCAAGGAATGTATAGGACAGAAATGCCATTGTTTGGCGAGCAGAAAATCCAAGTGATGAATGAAGATCCACCTCATATATTTTGGACAAAACTTTTGGAGGGAAAGAGTCCGAGGTGGAAGTATTGTTCTTCGTTTCAGAGGAACCGGAAAAGGGGTCTATACCTCGATGATATCCAAAAGAAATCTGAGGTTGAAAGTGCTGAAGTTGTAAAGAGACGCAAGGTGGTCAATGATGGAAACGATCATCCCTCTCCAAGACATGGGCTACAAGAGGACAGACAAG GAAGCACAGGAACCTCAGTATCTCCTTTGAGTAAATTGGCTGATCCTGTGAgtgataaaattcatgcaacCAACTCAATTGATCTGGCCAGTGATATCTCAGAAACACCATCTCTTAACATGGTAGAATgggagagaagaagaaaacagCTTGATTCTCAGAAGACTCTCCATGTTATTTTGTGGCCACAGATAGCAAAACTATGTGAAGTTCTACATCTCTCA GAGGGTGTGAGGGATTTAGCCGGAAAGTTTCTTGAATATGTCATGAATAACCATCTGGTCAATAGGGAACCAGAGACCATTTTGCAGGCATTTCAGATTTCTCTG TGTTGGTGTACAGCTTCTTTGTTGAAGCAGAAAATTGATCATAAAGAATCACTTGCACTTGCAAAGCAGCATCTTGGCTTTACCTGCAAGAAAGAAGAGGCAGCCTATGTTAATTCATTGCTGCGGTGTCTGAAGAGAATGTTTGTATATCGTACAGGatgtttgaaggtttcaaatcCTTCCAAAGGTTCTGAATTATCAATTAAAGCTGATGGAAACACAGAGGATAAAGATTCATTGAGGTTTCAAGAGGCTTCTGATGCACAGGTCATTGCAGAGTCTGGAGTGTCCCGAGAATTTCAATTGGCACAGAGAGATCTTGCAAAAAGCATCAACGAAAGTGAGAAAAAATTTGATAAGCAGTTGACAAAACTAACTGAGAAGCAAAAGGAGGAAATGAAGCAACTTAAAAAGAAGTACGAGGAAGAAAAAGCTCTGCTGGAGAACAAGAAACAAACAGAAGCAGCTGTTATCCGTTTGCACAGTAATTTCTTGATGAGGActaataagataaaaaatttggatATTGAATATGCTAGTAAGTTTGATGAACTAAAACAGAGGATGGATACAGGCCTTAAGAACCTTGAGGCATCGCAGGGGGCAGCAAGAAGCAATGTTTTAGAGAGAAAGACTCGTTGGGTGGAAGCAGTTAAGTCCTGGGCTAGGGTTGAATTAGTGAAGCCACCTGTTAGCAAGGCTAATCTTCCTGAAGGAAGTTCTTCCAGTTCTGTTCAATCTGCCAAAGGAAGTGAGGTAAGATTGTCCGAAGTTCTTCCTGACAAAGTTGATCCCATTTATATGGCTGGACCCTGCAAGGAGAATTCTAAGGTAGCATTAATTGAGGAGGGCAATAAAACTGTCTGTTTGGGTGTTGGTGAAGAACAGGCCATCAACAAAGATTCGTGTCCCAAAGAACTGGTTTCTGTAGGAGAACTTCCAAATGTAGGGGTTCAAGTTCCACCAACTGTCAGTTCAGGTGATGTTACCGAGAGTGTCCTTTCTCTTAGACGGTTGAATGAAGACCAGATTTCTgatgaatataaattgaaaatgtcAAATGGTAATCCTGAGACTGTTTCTCCTACTGATGCTCTGGAGAATGCTGTTCCTATTGAAGCATGCTCACATGAGGAAATTCCTGATGGAACCACTTTGAGCAAGCCTAACACGGAGGTTCCCTTGAAAACAGCTAAGAGTGTAATTTTCTGTGAAGGGCAGAATAATCTAGCCTCAGTGCAAGTACCATCATCTGAAATTAATtctgatatatataaattaacaaaGGTTGATGGGGAGGTTCCCTTAAAAGAATCTGTGGTTGCCAATTTCAATGCAGGTCAAGAAACCCATGTCTCAGCAGAAGCACCTTCCTCTGAAAAAATTCCTGATGGAGCTGCATTAGGAAAGGCTGTTGGGGATATCTGCTTTAGAACAACTAAGATTGTCAATTCTAGTGGTGGTCAGGAGAATGTTCTCTTGTTGGAAGCACCATCACCTGGAGAAAATCCTGTTAGAACCACATTAAGCAATCTTGATGGCGAGGTTCATTTAAGAGCAGCTGAGACTGTCAGTTCTAGGGAAGATCATGAGAATTTGCCATCTTTGGTGACACCTTCATCTGAAAAAATTTCTTGTGGGACCACATTAACCATGGTTGAAGGGGAGCTTGCCTTGAATGCATCTGAAGTTTGTCAGGGAAATATCATTTCTGCTAACACTTCATCTGAGAAAGAGATCCTTGGTGGGGCCACACTGAATGTGCTTGACGGAGAAGTTCCAAACATCTCATCAGAGATTGCAAGTTCCAGTGATGACATGAATAATGTTGTCTGCACGAATCCCTCTACATCTAAAGAACAAGAACAAATACCTGATACAGCTGCACTTTCAATGCCTGCTGAAGAGATCTCTTTGGCTGAACCTGAAACTGCTTGTAGTGAACTCCTCGAAGGTGGTAGTGCTCATAGAGAAAATGATGGAACATGTGCCATCGAAATTGATCGGCTTGATGGCATACTATGCTTTATGAACTTAGAACCTGAATTCCAAGAACGGTCTCTGGCAGATCCATCTTCATTACAGGCTGTGGCAGATTTG GTATCCCCAAATGTGGGTTCTCTTCCTTATGCTTCCTCAGGAATACAAACTAGAGATGTTGCAAACAATGAAATGCGAAATGCTTCTCAGGTAGCTGAAACTTTACCATCTAACGGTGCTGTTGATGTGACTTGCAATGTGTCCAATCCTGATACACAGCAGTTGAGGTCCACAGAATCAATTTTGAACCTCTCTCCGGATCTACCTTCAGTTAGTGCAACTGAACATCAACCAAGCAATGATGGTCAACATGCTAACCTAATTTCTCAGGCTCAAAGGCAATCGATAACCAACCATATTGACCTGTCCAGTCAAGATGTTTTGCAGCCCCTTCATTCACCCATCAATGGAACCATTGGTCGGCATTTGAGGCAGATTTCAGAAACAAGTACAGCTTCAGTTCCTTCTGTTTCCAGAGGCCATCCCTTGCAGACTGCACCTCCTGTATCATCCCGGACGCCTTTGCCATTATATCCTGACCCCCttaaaaatgaaatggaaagaatATCCCAAGAAAGAGACCAGACCATTAAGGTTCATGAAGATACG AAGCTGCAGCTGAAATTCGAGTGTGAGAAGGAAATTGAGGAAGTTGTGGCTCAGGTTCGTAGAAAGTACGAAGTTAAACTTCAGGAGAAAGAGACAGAATTTCTGATCCGGAAGGAGGAGCTTGATGTAAATTATAACAAAGTTCTCTTGAATAATATATTGGCTGAGGCCTTCAGGTCTAAATGTATGGATAGTGGGGCATCTGGCTCAGCAGGAATACAGCAAG AGGCAAATTCCAGTTTCATGCAGCAGCTACTTCAACTTTCATCACAACGGATGGTTCAACAGCCTTCCACTGCTTCTGGTCTCCCTTCAACTGGCTCAGCCACTAGCATGCAAACTGTTTCACCAGCTGTAGTCAATACACAAACCATGGGTCCATCTTTGTGGCCTTCCGGTGCTTCTGGTCTCCCTTCAACTAGCTCAGGTACTAGCATGCGAACTGTTTCTCCTGTAGTCAATGCACAAACCTTGCGTCCATCTTTGCAGGTTGTTAACCCTTTAGAAATTTTCTCAGGCACTAGCATGCGAACTGTTTCTCCTGTAGTCAATGCACAAACCTTGCGTCCATCTTTGCAGGTTGTTAACCCTTTAGAAATTTTCTCAGGCACTACAACTAGACCTCCCTGTATCAGTTCCGTCTCTCACGTTACAGGAAACTTTCAAATGGGCAGTGAAATTCGTGCTCCAGCCCCTCATTTACATGCATATAGACCTTCAGCTTCTATTTCCTTGAGCAGGGTTCCATCGCAGTCTCGTGGAATGTCAAGTCAGCTGTCACACAACCTTGCATACAGGCAGCTATCAACTACTGGCCAAGCTGGTAGGATCCGGCATGAAATTGCCGGAGGGTTAGCAGCTCTACCTAACTCATCTTTACCTTCAATGGATGTTCTAATGGGAATGCACAATCAAGTATCCGGTGCCAATCCCAATCCCCCAAGCAACTTGCTGCCAGGTGTTAGTTCAAGCTTGGCCCTAAGTATTCGGTCGAACCCAGCTCAACACAGCGGAGGAGCAACTGACATTGTTTGCTTGTCAGATGATGACTAA